From Pangasianodon hypophthalmus isolate fPanHyp1 chromosome 10, fPanHyp1.pri, whole genome shotgun sequence:
ttttttttaactggaatGATGCAGGACAGACATTTGATATTTCCTAAACTTAAGTATAAAGTGGTATTACTAGCTCATCGATGGTTCAAGcatgtttatttcttgtataatttgaataaatcttttttgagtctgttgttttaaatgcttctttttttcccctctttcttcACAGTGGTCTAATGACAATAGGATGAATATATTCTGGAACCTTAGATTTCTGGAATAGCAACTTAATGTCTGCCTCAGTTTAGGACACATTTgatttaaatatgttatttcCATTATATCTGTTGGTCATTTGTTATTCATTTAACAGAGGATTGTACTGCGTCACAGATTTCTCCTGACAAGGACATTTTTCTGGTAGAGTTATTAGGTATGACAATGTGTCCTACTCTGATCTTACTCCTATTTAACACAATATTAGTATATGCACTATGTATTAGTATTATGAATATTGATTACTAGTAATGCCTGATTGTTACTATACACTAATTACTGTTGTCATATTGTGCCCAGATAGAAGACAGTATAACCAGTATAGAATATTTACCTACAACACATGATACCCACTGTCCACTTGGACTGAAAttctacactcactgagcactttattaggaacacgaCACTAATACTGGCTCGGGCCTCCTTTTGCACATTTCTTGTTAAGACAATGATTGCCAAAACCTACAGTAGAAGCTATTTATACaagtcttttttcattttgctttttatacACAAATTCACCAGCTATGTTTCCCCAAGCCTATGATTCACACAGCCCCACGACAGCCCTATCAGCTCATCTCTACGTCACTAAGATTTCCACCAATCAGCTCTCTTTACAGAAACCGGAAGGGAGCGGAGGCGTCAAGACGAACAAGACAAGCTAACAACATGGCGTTGGGAGATGCTTGGAAACAAATATCTTGGTTTTACTACCAGTATCTTCTTGTCACTGCACTGTACATGTTGGAGCCTTGGGAGCGAACCGTCTTCAGTATCCTTTCcaggaaatgtgtttttcattttgtgacAAAACTGTACCGCTAAAGTTAGCGGCGTTAACCTAAATAGCAAGTAGCCTAGTTAGCTCCCTGTGCAACAAGTTAGCGAAATTATACACGTTTATTAGTATACCTGGTAGATGGCAACTTAATACTGTTAATATATTTGATTCACGCTCCATTGTCATATGTTAAGCCTATGATTTATACAGAATTACACAGTATAACATTACATCATTCACTGTCACCCGCCCGCGTTTATAAAGTGCGTCGGATTTCCTGCAATAACAAAGTGAGGTAGGTAATGTTAGTCTGTCTGGCTCGATTCCTCAGAAGATGGGATTAGTTCATAGAATTCTGAGTCAATTAATGTTGAAATGATCTCTTTTAGAGTTTACCTTGCATATTAAGTATAGACTCATTAACATCTGACGCGTTTAGTGTTTTACTGAAACTCGCGTCATGACGTCAAGGCGTCATGGCGTCACACGTTGGCGTATACATACCTATGTAGAACATGTATCAAACGCCTGCACCTCTTGCAGCCTCAGAGGCACTTTGCTCGCACAGCTGATGGACCTTTGCATCTTATTTGTCTGAAAACTTTGGCTGAAGTTTTACTCCAGCTACATCTACTCTGGTACACTGCAACAGAAGAAGCTCTCTGTAGCAGTGAAGCTTCAGAAACAGAGATCAACACACTGCACGCTAGTGGCATCTGGTGGTCAAAAGCAGGAAGTGCAGATAGTACAAAGGCGAAcagaactgcacacacacacaataaagacactaaatgctgtgtgtatatatgtgtgtgtgtgtgtatatatatatataaaaaattttttcacaaacacactgctcaaaaaaaaaaacttcagggATATCAGTCTGTCCAGTATGGAAGCATAAGTGATTGTGAATCAGTTTCATCTGCTTTGGTGCAAATGAAAGTGACAGCAGGTGCACTGGAGAGGCAACAACAAGACAACCCCCAAAAAGGGAATGGTATTGCAGGTGGTG
This genomic window contains:
- the sptssa gene encoding serine palmitoyltransferase small subunit A, encoding MALGDAWKQISWFYYQYLLVTALYMLEPWERTVFNSLLISVAAMAVYTGFVFMPQHIMAILHYFEVIQ